The following is a genomic window from Maledivibacter sp..
TAAATTAATGTATGCTTAATAAGGGTTCTATTTTTAATTTGTTTAATTAATGATATAACTAATATTAATCCAAAAGCGCCTAATATAGCTGTTATAGGAAGTATGATTTCATATATATCATTAATAAATACAAATTCCATAGCGGCAAACCATGATACTATAACACCTAAGCACAGGGCAATATTAATATCATTGTATAGCCTATCAATGATATTCAAATGAAGCTTATTATCATTAAATGATTTTCTCCCAATAACCAATATTAAGTATATAAAAGCAAGTAGTACGCCTGCTAATAAACCTGCTATTTTATATAAGGTTTCAGTAGTATTTGCTTTATTTTTTTCCCATTCTTTAATTCGGTCATTCAAAGGTTGTTTGGCAAAGGCAATATACATGGTATGGATGCCCTCTTCTAATTGTGCAGTATCATTTGTAATCCGATAGTACCTGTGATTGTTTTTAACTTCCTCAGGAAATACTATTTCTTCAGATTTATCAAATACTATATACGCAGGATGGTTTTTGAAATAATCTTTAGATTTACTTGGACTATTGGTAAATTCATTTTCACCATCGCTTACATAATATAAAATTTCATTTGAGTTTTGTAATTCTCTTAAATGTGAATTAAATGCTTTTAATTCTTTTTCTATTAATTTCTTTTTGCTTTGTAATATTTTATCAGCATCATATCTTTCAAATGTTTCATAATTTTTTTCGAGAGACCGATCAGGATTATAGTTGTTAGAATTTTCCTTAAACTCTGAGAAAAGAATTTCTTTTTGTTTTTCAAATTCTCCTCCAGTAATGGTTTTACCAGATAATATATAATCTTTACTTTTATAAACTGTAATTAATTTGGATAGATTATTAGTTAAAGAGTCTAGTCCGTCTATATATTCATAACTACGATAATAATTATCTTCAAAAACTATATCTATATTACCATTGGTTGACTCCATAAAATCTATAAACATTGCTATACCACTAGAAAAGCAAGCTATAGCTATTACAAAAACAATAAGTTTTGTTATTATTGAATGACTAAATATTCTCCACTTTATAGCCAATTCCCCACACCACCTTTAAATATTTTGGTTGCTTTGGATTTATCTCTATTTTTTCTCTTATTCTTCTAATGTGAACGGCAACTGTATTTTCTGGGTTATATGCAGGTTCATTCCAAACATTTTCATATATTTCATCTATTGAGAATACCTTTCCGGAATTTTCTGTTAGCAGCTTAAGTATTTTATACTCAAGAGGTGTCAGTTTTACTAATTCACCGTCCACAGTTACTGCTTTAGTTTCATCATTAACTATTAGTTCACCGGTTTTATAGACTCCTGTCAAAGGGGTAAAGCTACCAAGAGTTGTATATCTTCTGAGCTGAGACTTAACACGAGCCGTGAGTTCTAGTGGATTAAATGGTTTTGTAATATAGTCATCGGCACCTATATTTAGCCCCATGATTTTATCCATATCCTCGGATTTAGCAGAAAGCATTATAACTGGGATATTTTTAGTTTCTCTTATTTTATTTGTAGCCTTCATACCATCCATCTTAGGCATCATGATATCCATTATAATTAAATGAGTTTCTGTATTATCTAATATTTCTAATGCTTCTAATCCATTATGGGCCTTAAAAATGTTATAGCCTTCATTCTTTAGATATATCTCTATGGCTTCAACTATTTCCTTATCATCATCACATACAAGTATGTTCATAACGTATCACCTCTAATTTTTTTTGTAGACATATTATATCACAACCTTTCAATATGAACTCTATAAAGATAATAGCATTCACTTCTTACAAAAGGGTTCATAAAATTCTTAAGTTTTTCTTAAGGAAGTTAAATCTACATAGGGGGAGGTAGATAGGGTTTCAGTTTAAGAATAAAATATTATGATCGCAAATTTTCAAAAAAAAACAAATTGTACAAATTAATAGAAAAATATCTAAATATAAATACAATAATGAAAATATTACATCTAGATATTTATTATAAGATACATTCTAAATTAAAATAATAAATTTAGGAGGTATTTTATGAAAAACAAGTATGATTTGAAATGTATATTTTTATATCCTATAATGATAGCCATTCTTGTAAATATCTCTATAGGTACACTTAAGATAATGAAAAATCTAAATACGGCCTCGGTATTTTTACAGCAAGAAAGTAATAGCAATGTCATTTCTGTTAATAGACTAATTAAAAATGGCAATATAGTAAAAAAAATTAGAGAGGAGGAAGAGCTTGGAGAGATAATCATAGATGATGATCCCGTAAGGAATCAAAAAGAAAGATTGACTTTTTTTCGAACATTAGGTCTTTATAGTATTGGTGCCGACGTTAAGGAATTGAACACAGTATTATATTATTTAGGCTATGGAGCTAATAGGAATTCTCGAGTCTTTAGCGTACAAACAGAAAGAGCAGTTAAAGCCTTTCAGCAAGGATATCATCTGAGGATTGACGGATTTGCGGGTAAGTATACAATTAATACTTTGAATAATATACTAAAGGAGAAGCAAATAAGACTACCTGATTGCGAGCCCAGAATACAAAAAGTTCTATCAAATGATTATTGGATAGTTATTAATAAGGATGCCAATTTATTAAAGCTTTATAAGGGAAGAAAACTTATCAAAAAATATTCTGTAGCTACGGGAAAAAAGAAAGACGCTACTCCAGAGGGAAAGTTTAAAATAAAGGGGAAAACTAAGGATCCATATTGGGGTGGAGGAAGACATAAAGATCCTATAGAAGGAGGGACTCCTAAAAATCCTTTAGGGACAATGTGGTTAGGACTAGATTATGGAGGCGGTAGATGGTACGGTATTCATGGAACCAATAATCCTAGAAGCATAGGCAAGCATGTATCAAATGGTTGTATTAGAATGCATAATAGGGATGTTGAAGAACTTGGTAGAATTGTTTCAAATAATACCATAGTATTTATTGGAAATGATAAACAACTGAATAGAGATATATATAGGATTTCAAATGACAAAGGTGGGAATCATTAATTAATTCAGGTAGAAGCACTTTAGGGCTGAGCTCAAGGGATTCTCTTGAGACAGCTTTTTTTAAGGAAAAGTTTTAATCACTACCTTGTAAAACAAGATAGCTTATGTTATACTGTAATCCCAGTCAATTAACTCGGTATGGGTTAATTGACTGGGATTCATACAAGAACTATGCAATATTAAGAGGGATTAATAAGTGAGCAAATTGCATAATTACCTTCTACAAAAACTAGACCATATATATTATATAATCGTGCTAAGAAAGAGTTATGCAATTTCCTAAGGTAAGAATAATGTGTAAAGGAGTGTTAGAATGTCAAAGAAATTATATCGTTCAAGAAATGATAAAGTCCTTGCAGGAGTATGTGCTGGGCTTGCTGATTATTTTGGAATTGATACATCCATTGTGAGGATACTATGGTTTATATTTACCCTCATGGGTGGATCCGGAATAGTTGCTTATATAATATGTGCTATAGTGTTTCCTGAAGAATCAGCATATAATAGTGGACCTAGTGATGATGAATATGTGGTTGGAGCAAAAAACTATAATAAGTATGAGGAGTATTATGAACAGGAAAAAGGAGATAATGATAAGAATAGGGTACTTATAGGAGGTATTCTTATTGGTTTAGGAGCGCTGTTCTTGCTGAGAAGATATGTTTATTGGTTTGATTTTGGTAATCTATGGCCGGTTGCTTTAATTATACTTGGAGTATTTATTATACTTAGAAAAAGGGAGGGAAATTAGCTTGAAGGGTAAATCAAGTAAAGGTGGTTTAATATTAATCTGTATAGGTGTCTTTTGGCTGCTGAGTAGCTTTGGAGTTATTAACTGGTCCCTTTTTGATGTGATGTTTAAACTATGGCCATTGATGCTCATAGTAATAGGTATAAATATGGTATCTAGGTCTAAAAATTATATTAAGTATATAACATGGGGTATATTCATAGTAACGGTAATTTTATTTGGCTTTTATGGCGAATATGGATATAAAAATGATGCAAGTTTTAATATAGATTCAAATTTTGTCCAAGAAAACATTCCAGAAACTACTGCCGGGAAACTAAGGCTCCAATTAGGGGGAGGAAATCTAAGAATAAATTCAATAGCTGATAAGCTTATAATAGCAAAAGTACCTGATTCAAAGGTGAAAAAAGATATTAAATTTATTGGTAGTGACAAGTCTAAAGTAGATATAAATATTGAACAGAAAACGGATATTATCAATTTAAATAAAAAGAAAACCTATGATTATGGTTTTGATTTAAATAGTAATGTTTTATGGGATATAGATATAGATACAGGTGCCATAAATGGTACCCTAGATTTTAGCGATTTAAAGGTATCAAAGCTGGATATAGATATGGGAGTATCAAATCTTAAATTAATATTTGGAGATAACCAAAGTAATACAAAGGTTGACATTGATGGTGGAATATCAAATCTAGATATGACTATACCAGAGAATGTGGGAGTACGAGTTGATTTTGATGGAGGCATAAAAAATACTAATATTGGGGGATTAGGCTGGAGAAAAACAGGAGATTATTATGTATCCCCAAATTATGATGAAGCTGAAAAGAAGCTTGAACTTGATGTGGATATAGGAATTGGAAAATTTTACGTTAAAACAAAGTAAAGGCAAAAGGTGTTTGCCACAGGCTGCCTAAAAACCCGAATTTCTTCGTTGTTGCTTCAACCAAGAACCCTTACGTATGTCTGTATACGCTATGGCCTCTCGGTTTCAGCACGCCTCGAACTTCGGATTGTTAGGCAGCCTGCCATCTTGTTGACTTTGTCAACAATCTGAGGTAAAAGGTGTTTGCCTTTTATTTTTTTATAAGCAAAAACGATTGGAATTATGTGTGTTAATAAAGTAAAATATAGAGTATGTGTTATTTTATAAGCAAACAATATAAATTATAAATTCAAAAGGTGGTGATTAAAGTCTGGTTAATAGAGCAAATCCCATAATTACTTTCTTGAAAAAATAACTACTACATATAGGTCAAAAAGCTGCAAAGCTATATCTAAAAATAGTTAAATTAAGTATGATATCCCTATATGCAACTTAGACAAGTTAGAATTATGAAATTTTCTCAATCAATAATCGGATGAATCATTATGGAAGATTTTTTTAAACAAATTAATGGAGAAACTTGGTTGGTAGAGGATGAAAGAGATAATATGAAATTGTATTATAGACTCAAGGATATAATTTCTTCAAAAAAATCTCCTTTCCAGCAGGTAAATATAGTTGATTCCTATGATTTTGGTCGTTGCTTAGTTTTAGATGGCGTTATTCAGACCACGGAATTGGATGGATACATATATAATGAGATGATTGCACATATTCCCGTAGTTACCCATGAAGATCCTAAGAATGTATTAGTAATAGGTGGAGGAGATTGCGGAGTAGTTAATGAGTTAATCAAGTATAGAAGCATTAATAGTATAGATATGGCCGAAATAGATGAGTTAGTAGTTAAAGAATGTATTGAACATCTACCTTCTATTTCCGGTGATTGTGCAAAGGATAAAAGGGTTAATTTTGTATTTGATGATGGAATCAAATTTATCAAAGATAAAAATAAAACCTATGACATAGCAATAGTAGATTCTTCAGATCCCGTTGGGCCAGCCGAGATTCTTTTTTCAGAAGATTTTTATGTTAACTTGAAAAATTCTCTAAAGGATGATGGCATAATGGTATGTCAGAGTCAATCTCCGATTTTTCATAGGGATGTATTAAAAAAGACTAGGGATATTTTGAAAAAGCATTTTCCCATAGTAAGAACTTATAAGGCAGTTGTACCAAGTTATCCAGGGGGTATGTGGAGTTTTACCCTTGCATCATTTAAGGATGATCCATTAAATGCAGATAAGGATAAACTTGCTAAAGATACCAAATATATAAATTCTGAAGTGCTTAGGTCTTGTTTTAGTCTTCCAAAATTTATGCAGGAAAATTTTAAATAGTATTATTGTTTTCTATAATGACAGAGTGATTTTAACCCAGATTATTCATGGAGAGTTTAAAAATATGCGAGTAGTTTTGATTTCTAAGGCGTTTATTAAATTTGAAGGCATACCTAGACGGTACGTCAAGAATTTGATGAATGACTTAGAAACAAAAGGACGAAGTAGAATTTTAAATTTTCTATGAATAATCTGGGTTTATTATACTCTGTCATTTTTTTAGCTTGTTATAGGTATTAAATAAAATATTTTAGTAATTTGTGGTATAACATGTAGTAATTTCGCATATAATCCTAAAGTAGATTGTATATGGAGGTAGAAAAATGTATGAAGAATTAGTAGAAATCGTGGAAAACTTTATAAAGCTTTGTGATGAATTGCTTGAAAGCGGAAAAATAGACACTAAGCTATATGATGAATTAACAAGAAATAAATTAGAATTTCTAAATAATGTTGAAAGAGTAGGTTAAAATACTTACTCTTTTTTTATAACTGAGCAAATTGCATAATTACCTTCTACAAAAACTATCTACCATATGTAGTTCTAAAATCCCAATAGCTATACCATCAAATATGCTTATATCTTAAGCAATTAAATATAGGATGATATTCGCATATGCAATTCTGCCAAGTCAGAGTTATGCAATTTTCTCAACTATGAAAGCTATAGGAATTTAAGTAGGAGCTGTAAGATATACTATATAAACCCTATATGAATAAGGAAATTACAATGAATCAGTTTAGGCACATTCAAATAAACTAGTCATTTTACTCGTCCCTTTGATGATATAGTAATCTGGCTAGTTTATTTTTTGTATACCTCAATACTTTATATATATAGCAAAATTTTACAATGAATAAGCTTTTATTTAAAGAGAAGAATATTATATATATACGATTCATAGACATTTTAGTAAAGACATTTTGGAGGGATTTGAATGTCTAATTATAGTTACGATATAAAAATTGATAAAGATTGCTGTAAATCCGGTTACATAAGAGGCGAAATAGAAAACTATGCATGGTTTGCATTGGTTCATAGGGATGCTGTGGAAAAGGGAATTGATCCTAATGATTTAACCGCGGGGACCGGAAGAATAACAAGATTATGCTTATATAAGGATCAGACAGATTTTCTTGGCAATCCATATATGCCTTCTTTAAGTGTAAAAAGATATATTTTTGCAAATTATCATAGGGATTGGAGTGTATTTAACAAAAACTATTATGATATGGTTAAAGAATTGATAACATATTTAGAAAGAAGGTATTCATTTAAATTAGTTAAGTAAGCAAATTGCATAATTACCTTTCATGAAAACCATCTACTATATATTTTTTTAGAATCTACGAAGACATACCACATGTATTATGCAATTTTGCCAAGTTAGAATTGTGTAATTTTCAGAAGTAAGCAAATCTCAAATAAAGGAAACCATTAATAGTTGATGATATGATATGTACATTAGAAGACTTATAACATATAATAGTAGTAGGAAAAATATTGAAATTCATCAAAAAAGCATGTAAAATAATGGTGAAAATAATATTGAGGAGAAGAATATGAATCTGCCTAATTTTTTAACTACAATAAGATTTCTATTGGTACCTTTATTTGTGTATGTCTTTTTTCACGAAGGTCAAAGTAATGT
Proteins encoded in this region:
- a CDS encoding cell wall-active antibiotics response protein codes for the protein MKGKSSKGGLILICIGVFWLLSSFGVINWSLFDVMFKLWPLMLIVIGINMVSRSKNYIKYITWGIFIVTVILFGFYGEYGYKNDASFNIDSNFVQENIPETTAGKLRLQLGGGNLRINSIADKLIIAKVPDSKVKKDIKFIGSDKSKVDINIEQKTDIINLNKKKTYDYGFDLNSNVLWDIDIDTGAINGTLDFSDLKVSKLDIDMGVSNLKLIFGDNQSNTKVDIDGGISNLDMTIPENVGVRVDFDGGIKNTNIGGLGWRKTGDYYVSPNYDEAEKKLELDVDIGIGKFYVKTK
- the speE gene encoding polyamine aminopropyltransferase translates to MEDFFKQINGETWLVEDERDNMKLYYRLKDIISSKKSPFQQVNIVDSYDFGRCLVLDGVIQTTELDGYIYNEMIAHIPVVTHEDPKNVLVIGGGDCGVVNELIKYRSINSIDMAEIDELVVKECIEHLPSISGDCAKDKRVNFVFDDGIKFIKDKNKTYDIAIVDSSDPVGPAEILFSEDFYVNLKNSLKDDGIMVCQSQSPIFHRDVLKKTRDILKKHFPIVRTYKAVVPSYPGGMWSFTLASFKDDPLNADKDKLAKDTKYINSEVLRSCFSLPKFMQENFK
- a CDS encoding sensor histidine kinase produces the protein MAIKWRIFSHSIITKLIVFVIAIACFSSGIAMFIDFMESTNGNIDIVFEDNYYRSYEYIDGLDSLTNNLSKLITVYKSKDYILSGKTITGGEFEKQKEILFSEFKENSNNYNPDRSLEKNYETFERYDADKILQSKKKLIEKELKAFNSHLRELQNSNEILYYVSDGENEFTNSPSKSKDYFKNHPAYIVFDKSEEIVFPEEVKNNHRYYRITNDTAQLEEGIHTMYIAFAKQPLNDRIKEWEKNKANTTETLYKIAGLLAGVLLAFIYLILVIGRKSFNDNKLHLNIIDRLYNDINIALCLGVIVSWFAAMEFVFINDIYEIILPITAILGAFGLILVISLIKQIKNRTLIKHTLIYNIFNKLFTLVKQIFNSGSTGIKTILIMVGYPLITGLASFMFVLFIDDFIPAMFMFFVFFTTIGIATWITLKKVKDFNSIKEGVEKIKNGNIHHTIMVSENGEFGKLASNINSIADGLNKAVANELKSERLKTELISNVSHDIRTPLTSIITYIDLLKKEGLASENADRYLEVLDQKSIRLKTLTDDLFEASKASSGNIPVNLEKIDIISLLSQGMGELDDKLASSGLDFKFNYPSEKVFVKADGKLLWRVIENLMFNIFKYALKNSRVYIDVIDSDNTANIIIKNISSYELNIDANELMERFKRGDESRNSEGSGLGLSIARSLVELQNGKFNIEIDGDLFKAIIILPK
- a CDS encoding L,D-transpeptidase family protein, with the translated sequence MKNKYDLKCIFLYPIMIAILVNISIGTLKIMKNLNTASVFLQQESNSNVISVNRLIKNGNIVKKIREEEELGEIIIDDDPVRNQKERLTFFRTLGLYSIGADVKELNTVLYYLGYGANRNSRVFSVQTERAVKAFQQGYHLRIDGFAGKYTINTLNNILKEKQIRLPDCEPRIQKVLSNDYWIVINKDANLLKLYKGRKLIKKYSVATGKKKDATPEGKFKIKGKTKDPYWGGGRHKDPIEGGTPKNPLGTMWLGLDYGGGRWYGIHGTNNPRSIGKHVSNGCIRMHNRDVEELGRIVSNNTIVFIGNDKQLNRDIYRISNDKGGNH
- a CDS encoding response regulator transcription factor, producing the protein MNILVCDDDKEIVEAIEIYLKNEGYNIFKAHNGLEALEILDNTETHLIIMDIMMPKMDGMKATNKIRETKNIPVIMLSAKSEDMDKIMGLNIGADDYITKPFNPLELTARVKSQLRRYTTLGSFTPLTGVYKTGELIVNDETKAVTVDGELVKLTPLEYKILKLLTENSGKVFSIDEIYENVWNEPAYNPENTVAVHIRRIREKIEINPKQPKYLKVVWGIGYKVENI
- a CDS encoding PspC domain-containing protein; protein product: MSKKLYRSRNDKVLAGVCAGLADYFGIDTSIVRILWFIFTLMGGSGIVAYIICAIVFPEESAYNSGPSDDEYVVGAKNYNKYEEYYEQEKGDNDKNRVLIGGILIGLGALFLLRRYVYWFDFGNLWPVALIILGVFIILRKREGN